CAGGATTAATTCATAATGAAATGTACTGCAGTCTGACTATTGCCTGTTTTCTAAAGTGGAATACCAGCCATACAGAATGTATGACCATAAGTCAACATTGCCCCCTTTTTGTGCATCTAAAATAAATGGGATATTAGTTTGTAACCcatgtctttattttatatgttagTAATATATGGTGAGCAGTGGCTGTccagaacattttaaataggGTGGCCATATGGGTCCAGTAGTTATTTTTAGGGTGGCACAATTGTCAACAAAAATACTCATCAAAAATGTGTTCAACTGCTAAAGGGAGCTATTTAATACATTACGTATGCCAATCAATGTAACCTATAATAGGGTGATTTGGAGAACAAGGTTGCACTATAGCTGGCCAAATCAATGTAGAACTGTGACTAAGTAGACAAGGATGAAAATCCCTTAAGTCCTCCCTCCATGTCCCATTACCCCCCGCCATTTTAAACATCTCATCTAAATCTGCACAGTGCACACCCCCATGTGTCACCTAATTACGGTCCCATAAACCCTCCGTTCATCAGCACAACAGGCCAACAACTGGTGGCAAAGCTCAAATATCTGCAGTGGCTGGTGGAACTAGAGGCACGGTATATAGAAAACATGACCTCTACTGTTCACGGGTCACTAAACACTCAGCTGTAGCATAACCTCCTCCTCTTATCCCATCTTTAAAAGATAATGAAAGTAGAGCGCCCTTTCATCAGAAAGGCAACCATAACTTCAAATGAGTAACATCAAATTCGTCAATCTCACATCTCAAAGTTGACCACAGTATCCCTTACTACTGCAAGTGACACAGACAAATGTACACCTTACATTCAAATTTGaatgttgtatttgttttgggtTATTAAAGTGCAATATGACAATAGTATCACAATGCATCCCTTAAATTAAAATAGTAAACACAATACTGTTACCAAGGAAATAAATCACAAGTTTCCAACACACAACTCAGACATAAATGCAGTTATTCCATGACAGAGCACTTGCTCCTCTGtggatttatatttttaaatcactgaGTAGAGAGCAATTTGGCTACTCTTGGGCACAATAATTGCCGCAGGTAGATCACACATCACCACACCTTGTTTCATAATGTATCCAGTGAGGGGGCAGGCAGGGAACACAAGACAATCATTTGAAGCGCTCTACCGGCACAAATATTAACAAATTCATCCAAAGTCAAGGCCTTTGACCTTCTAGACTCTACAGGCGCTAAGCTTGCACATTCATATAACACCTATACACGTGTTAGGTTCGCTTGTTTCCAGAGGTAATGGTCCTGGCCTTCTAGCGCAgctttccgcagttctgcgcggctccaccaatgggatcggtgggattctgcagatctgcgcagaactgcggcaatctgcgctacaagaccGTTCAGCGGCATGTCAGTGAAGCGAGTCCGTCCCCTTAAAGTGTCGTCATTCCGCTGCTGATTTTCTTTTGTTCCACTTTGTCCCGAAAATTGGGGTGACCAGCAGACCTCAATGGTGAGGTTAATTTCTACTATATATTtgcaacataaaaaataaatgcatgaactacagactgaaatgtatttaaaatatagaaaaaaaaggtaaattatggcacaataaatatatatcacacatataataaataatgtatatatttttgtttggttttgttgttatttttcccAATGGCTGTGGCTGAAAATCTAAGGAACCTGGGATATTACCTGAGTGGGACACAAATGTATTTTCGTTTGTATCCGTGCTAATGGAGAAAGAATTGGAATTCAGTATTATGGAGatgtttattataattgtattggcTGGATTGAAGTTGAGCTTGCAATGTGTCTGTCTACAGAGACAGTGGGAGACAGTGTCCACTATTGAAGAGCTGTTGGACCTCATGTCCCCCGAGTATAGCCTGGTCCAACACTGCCTACGGAAGAAGGCACTGAAGGGGCCCAAGACAAAGGAAGAGGACATTTGGAGAAATCCTAGAGAGGCAGCCTTCCACACGTTTGAGGATTCATTGCACCGTAAGTCTAATTAAGTATAATTCTAATGCCCTTTATTGTTAATGTACTGAACAGGCTGAAGGATGTGTTATGCATGGAAACAGTTGGAcatgaagataaaaaaaaagggTGGAAACCACAGTTAACTAAGATATAGTTAATGACATTTACGTTActtggttgttgttttgtttggtctTTGTTCTGGCTTTTCCATATATGTGGCTACTTCAGCCAAAAAACagcttaaagaaaataaaaacgacAATTCAACTCCAAATAAGATGGTTGTAAAACCTCAGCAGTCACACTGAATAAACACGTTGCACCAGCAAAGCCCTTTTGGCAGCTGTTCTTGGCatttaaagaaacacaaaaagcattttCGTCAACAAAAGAAGTCAGATTCCTTTAAAGGAAATTCAACCCACATGGGACAATAGGCttaagtcattttaaaaggtcaaacagaataatacatttgattatttcTTTAGTTTCTCATTCAAGCCTTTGATTTCTACGTTCTTTCTGAATCGTTGTGTAGGTTTCAggattatttgtaatgtatgttaAAATCAACACAAAAGTATACATTCCTACAAAAGTAGACTCAATTGTAGGCTTAAGAATTACATTAGAGTTAATTATGAGTAATCATAAgcctaatattaatattaattttgctGACCTTTACATTCAATCTTGCTGTTGTTAATGTTTCTTTACCTTGTCAGTTATCATAAAGGAGATGCAGAAGACCGGCTGCAGGCCAAGAGAAGTGCTTCTAGATGTCTCCAAGGAATACCCTGAAAGTACAAACACGTTTTACATgcctcactgtgtctctgtgtatcgCTGTGGGGGCTGCTGTAACAATGAGGCCTTCCACTGTGTCAACACAAGTCACACTTACATCAACAAGACCGTAAGAAACTCCTAATGAAACTCCATTGATGGCTATAATTGTTAAACCTTTGTTGAACCTTATGATCAGCTGATCTGCCGAAGCTTCACaatgtcatttattttcttgtagttggtCGAGATGTACATGCCACAGACCTCATCATCAGTGATCGTGGTCAACTTCATCAACCACACAGCCTGTGAATGCCAAACTAAGCGACCGATTCACTCCATCATCAGGAGGTCGGCAGCCACTGGCCATGCTAAGTGAGTAACTGTTGACTGTGTGACCAGATTGGGAGCAACTGCAAAGCCAAAGTGTCCAGAGTTCGTTGTGCTTCTTGTGTTCGCTGTGTGTTCAGAGGAATTAAAGTTGTCCAAATTGACTGAAATTCTCAATGGTTCACAAGCAGCTCACTAGATAGGTAGATGTATGTGGCTGTcatgtcattttaaaaacaagcacATTTTCCTTCAAACTATGGTTGGAGTATATGGTTTGGGTATAAGACACTGCGCATGACTCATATTTCCAGAATATTCCTTGTTTTTTGCTTTCTAGATGCGCTGCGACCGAAACTCAATGTGCTGCTGGGCTGTTAAGGAGCCCTGTCACCTGCCAGTGTGAGCCCGATGACATCAGCCGGGGGCCTCTGACCGAATACGGTACGTTTGCCTAGGGTTCTGAAACTTGGTTCCAAAGCAGTAGTGTTGACTTGGACATTTAGctaaagaaaatccagaaatcaAGACAGAAATGGATCTGTACCCAGAGAATGGGGTACTGTAAACTTCCACACAATATCGTAAGGTTAGAAACTAACCAATCTGGAGCAGTTCTTAGGGAAGGTAACTGACAAAACCCAGCagattctttcattttttttccatgcTGTATCTGCACTTCTCCCTCTTCCACTTCACTAACCACAGACCCCCTGGCTGGTGCGCTGTCTGACTTCTGCGGTCCGAACAAAGTGTGGGACGAGGAGCACTGCGAATGCGTGTGCTACAATGGGCTGACCCACTCCGCCTGCGGGGAAGGCCGGAGACTCGACGGCGCTACCTGCGAGTGCGTGTGTGCGGAGCAGGTGGCACCCGAGTTCTGTCCACCCAAGCAGAAGTGGGACGAGGAGCTCTGTGGGTGCGTTTGCACGGCAGACTGCCCAAAGAATCAACCTCTGAATCCGGAGAACTGTCAGTGCGAGTGCAAGGAGAGTCTGGCCACCTGTATGATGCAAGGGAAGAAGTTCAACCCTGAAACCTGCAGGTAACGTCCCAGGAATCTTATTTGGATGAACTCCAAAACTCCAAAGCCATTTGAGGATATTCTGTGTATGTAACTCATTTCAGCTGAAGAGGGCAAGTTATTTTTCTGATGACCTCATCAAATATCCCACATGCTTTAAAAAGGGAAACCAACCCTGGTGTTACTGGAAagataattatgtattttcccATCCTGCTTGTTGTTTACTCGAAATTTACTATCCCAGTGTGACCTCCTGataaaaaatattacaatttccAGCATTACCAGAAATACAGAATATCTGTGAATCAAATTCTGAGAGCATTGCCTCATTATATGCACAGTAAATATTCAGACCTTGTGTATGTTTCTacctgtgaaaacattttttactTGATATCATCCAACTTTTTTTGGGCAACCAGGTGCTCCATTCCTGTATTTCCAGACTaattcgttttttttgtttttttttttttcaatctgaTCCACTTTTACGAACCTTAAATCTCCGAGAGTGCAACCACTGCAACCCAGGCATTGGATCTGATTTCAAATATTGCACTGACTCTTAAATAGTCACAGAACATATTCCTGTCTTTGTTGTTGCTTCCGGTCACGTTCCTCCTTTTCCAAAACACGGCTCTGACAGGCACCCGGAATGAGTTTCCTCCCAATTCTAATGCTGTGTTCATCTAATTGTCTCATTACACAACTTGGCAAATGTTTGTGGAACCATATAATGTCACAATTTAGGAATATTCCCTGTACTGGTATTAGTTTGTTACTATGCAAACAGTGCTGAAATTTAAAACACTCCATCACAAATTGCAGGAAATACTTGAAGTGGTTTGGATTGAAATTCTTTTCAGGAACCTGACCAAAAATAATGTACAGTAATGGGAAGGCCTGAACTGTCTTTTACAAGATGGcctttcagtatatatattcattacaaaagtgcaaccATGGATAATAAAtgcatgtttctttcttttcagcTGTTACCGGTTCCCCTGTCGGACTCAAAGAAAATGCACATCTGGATATTATTACAGCCACTACGTCTGTCAGTGCTTACCAAATTTCATGAAGTCAGAGGAGAGGTACTGAAAAGAATAGTCACTGGAAGTTCAAACTGAAGAATCTCACAGACAGCTGGCTAGAAAGGAACAAAGACTGGAGAACAGTGTACAGATGTTCTTAATACAGATACTATACTGTAAATGAGAAAACCTGTTTCTATTTGCTCAGTAGTGAGACATCTGcataattcataattcataatttatCTTGAGGTGGAAGCTCAAAGAACATTTTAGTTTACTGAAGAAAAATATTCATATCTGCGTTACTTGTGCTCCCAAACTGCATTGCCATGATCCATATGCTTTCCTGAAATGTGAGGCATTCCTTATATATTCAGAGCATTTATCAatttatgttatatataaaaGTGAAGATCCTTAAGCATGCTGTCTTATGCGGGTATTGCGAGATCATGTTTAAGCAGCCAGaaaatatttgcaaaaacacaataatatattttagtaGATAAAAATACAGCAGAGGGTTTAACACATACagtatgtttttcctttttaaaaaatgaacgCCAGTAGAATTAATGTCACAAGTGAAATACAACCCCCAAGGCTATACACGTGGTATTGAAGCAGATTGTCAAATTAGAACCCATACATTTGCAATTCTGTAAAATTGTGTAACCGCGTTTAAACAATAAACAGCTGAAATTATGAGTGAATGAGATAAGTGTTATGGCTTTAAAGACATAAGGTAGCTCAATAACTATTGTTTACAAAATTATTTGAAACtatttgaaataatttaaagGTATTGTCGCTTTATCAAATAGCACGGCTAAACCCATGCTAATAAAGGAAGTTGCACATTTACTATTAATCCAGATATAATTTTAACAAGaatattaaaaaagtaatttaaccAAATTTTCTTTTGGAGTTGTTGAATCCTGAGTGTTAATTCTAGCCACTCACATTTCTTTAAATCTCTGcattaacaatacaaaatagcTAATAAGCCAAAGTGTTAAGTTTCAGCTGTAATTTGAGTCCTCCAATCTCTATTGAAACGATCGGTGATATGAATTATAATTAATccatattttttacattatgaCAGGgtgtatgtgcgggtcacaaaaatgcaaaaagggtgtatatttatacattcataGGCTATATCCACATGCAGTGAACATAAGTTAGACCATAGATAATCTCAGGtaaggtattttttaaataagggACAAACAGCTATCTGAATAACAttagcacattttattttataagcagctgctattttttaaataaaatgcaaatttcCATGTGTATATACTTGCATATTTCTGTTCAAAAGCATCCTttgtaaattgttttatttttgatatctTATGCTGTACAGGTACTCTTGATTTGTGTTTGTCTCCATGTATCTGAGAGAAGTTAGAGTAtgttaaattacaaataaaggaAGAACAAGTGATTATCCACTAACACGAATACCATAGTTAAAACACTTACCTTTTGTTGGATTGTTTCTGTTGTTCCTCACCATTTGACAGCTATTTTGGATTGTAATTGAGAAGGAATTACTTGGGGTCTGATGTTCCATTGTGTGCAAATCACCTCCCTCATTAATTTACTGCAGAGAGGGCAGTTTACCCACAGTGGAAAATAAGGGCTTTTGTGTACAAAGCTGTGAAATTTAAGGCTACAAAGAttgtaaaacatatttgtattttatatatgtaattcACTGTTgactatatataaaatgtttattaagtttattagttatttgtATATTCTTGGTTGAATACCTATTTGctttctatttaaaatataaatgttgatgTCGAAAGCATAGTATGGAATGTGTTTTGTAATTTTCATGGTTTTGTTTCATTACCCCTACACAAAAGACACGGTCATCTCAGTACAATTCATTTGGAGGCCGACATCATCCTTCAGGACGTTGAGTTTAGTCTATAGTGTGATATCAGCACACGGGAGCCAGATGTAAACCAGAGATCCTGTATCTCAGTGCTGTTCTCACAAGGTCTAATAAAACAGTTTAGCAGAGACTATTTCCATCAAAGAACAGAAAACATTCATAGAGACACAGCTATCTACATTTTTAACCTTCTCTCATTTTCTCTGACATATTATTCAAGTAAATAACAGCTATGCATTTAGGAGAAATGTGATACATAACTTCATATCCTTGGAATGTTTATCCACAAGAAAATCAAAAGGATTGCATTTTTCCTATACAGAACTCCAATGTAATCCGAACACCTGCGCACAAGCTGTATATGTGCCCGTTTGAAGCAATGTTGAGGTTTAGTATTTTGTTTAGAAAACTAGAGAGAACCATTTTATATCCAGTGTGTGTTCATGATAGTTTGAAACAAGCAACTTATGTGACGTCCATTTGTAATTTTTCATTGCTTCACATTTTAAAGCAAGTCACatcaacaaaacacaacacgtGTAAATCAATTTCGGCAGATTAACAAATCGTGTTCAATAAATAAAGGACCTTGTAGAAGTAGACTAAACATACATTTCTGAAGTAACACTATAGCCATCTTGCTGCATATTCCATAACAGGAAATACTTTGTGTAAACCTGTAACTAAGGCAGAGAAACTGACAAGTTGTCTGGATAACTGCTCTGAAAAGGGATGTCGTTATCCAGACTCTGTAAATGTAAGCTTTCACAATACTATGGTATTACTTTTCACAGGACAGGCTGTTTACTACTGCCATCCATGCACAGAAaacttatttgtgtgtgtgtgcatccaGAGTCTACCACAGTGCAGTGCTGCCTTCTGTTTCTACATGATCagaaattataaattaaatatttgtaccaatcattatttttattgcatgaataataaaaataatattataacaATAAAAGTGTTCCTACTATATGTTGTAGAAAATAATCACTGTataaagaaatgctgtaaaaaaaaaaaaaaaaagaagaaaaacacaatctgGACAGCCAAAGGGGTTTTATTTTTGACAACAGCAATCAGCTGGCCGGCAGAGTATTGTACAACAGCAGAACACTGCATTATAAGACAAATTTACACAAAACCTTCATGGAAGGCATATTTCCATTCACAAAGATCTGTGAATAAGGTCTTGTTAACAAGCCCATGCCTGACTTTGcttgttaataatgtgttattgGATATTTTACAAAGAGTTTAATGATGGTAGGTATTCAACATCCATCGTATGATGCATACAGGGAGGGACGGTTTCAGTGTCAAAACATTATTTCCTTCCCTCtggaacagcagcagcagctcaaaGCTGTCCATTCCTCCAACTGCTGGGGCTAAACGCTCAGTCAATAAATAAtcaacatgcacacagacaaaacaaacaacacaaatcaAGAAATACAATGCAGAATTCTGTTGGTTTCACCAAAAACTGTCAATCCAGTTTTGCCAAGAATTAGGTCAGGAGGTATCTTTTAATTACCTGCTCAGGTTCCTATTCTCACATTCTGACATGCAAGTCTGCTCACATTTTTATTAGATTTATGTAAACTGCTGCCATTGTTCACACTGTCAAAAATAGCAAGTCTGAATAAGCCTTTCCCACTGAAGTTATAAAGAAAATGGGTTATCTGGGATATGAAAGACAACAGAAAATATaaggggggtggtgggggggtgagtAAGAAAACTGTATTATTTTGGTTGGGGGAAGGTATTGAAAGTGAAGGCAAAAGCGTAGTCAGGTTTCAATAGGTCTGATTTCCAGGAGAGACAATTTGAAGATTAAGgaacataaatacatcaaattGCAATTCTCTGCTGATCTAAAAGAAAGGCAGAGGAGGTCCAAAGAATAGGCAGATCTCTAACCTAGATTGAGCCAGGTAGCTGTTTCCAAGTTAATTCAGCTGACGATTGTGGGAATTGTAGTCCACTAAGCCACAGGTCTCTCAAGAATGTGAGTTTCAGTAACACGATCACTTTCTAATGTGTGGAGGTGAAGCAAACCAAGGTTCTTGCCTTACAAAAAAACTAATGCGCAAAATAATGCTACGTTGTTTCTCCATAAGGTGTGCTACAGAAGTAATCGTGACTTTAACTGACAGAGAATTTATTGATTAGTAAACTTCACAGAGTTATAtcacttaaaaatataaataagattTGAAGAGAGTATAAAAAATCACAAAGCTCTAAATGATTACTCCTGACCTAATAAGGCCCTGCTTGTGCATCACCAGCACAGGTTTTTCCATTACAGCCCAGCTTAACAGTTACTTGCAGCACCACATCAGGCTTCTTTAAATTCAGTCTTAGAATAAAGTGCAGTCCCTACCATTTTCCTGTCCTGCGATCAGTGTGCTGGCACAGTGTCTTGGACCTCCCACCACCAAGGTGTCCAAGCCCCAGAAACCCAATACTGGTTTATTTTGGGCACTGTTGCAGTACGGCAACAAGCTTGACCAGTACAATGAGTGCAGAGACCATCTTTCCCATTTCCACTTCCTTCAGTTCAGCAGCAGATGGAAGTGAACTAGAAGACACCTGCATGTCTGATCCAGAAAGATCCAGCTCTGCCACATGTCAGAAAACGGGACTATAAGAAGGGGGCTTTGAGGGCTGTAGGAAATGCAAGACTGAAGAGGAAAGAGGTGGGAGTACCTTCTCTTTCACGGCAGCAcagtctcctcctccagctccacCTCTGTGTTGATCTGGGCCACACCCAGACGGTACAGCGTGTCTCGGATCACCACCTCCCCAGGCTGGCAGCTCTGCAGGATGTCGCTGATCTGCTGGTTCACGATGTCCTTGCTAGAGAGGAAGTCAATGAGCCGGTTGTAGAGGTAGTAGTACGCGGCGTTGTCGAAGGTGAAGGGTTTCCGCCGGACTGCACTGGCCTTGTCGTCCTTGATTTCATTCAGGACGGCACTGTAGGGCTCCAGCTCctggcacagagagagggagtggtgGCGCACAGCCGGCTCCTGAGCTTCCTCAACGGCATCCCCCGAATGCACGACCCAGCGCAGTGGGGACTTTGTGATGGGGTGCACCAGGGGGTTTTCAGTCCCCGAGAGATCCATGCTGTACTGCTGGTCCTGCAGCTCAGCACAGGACACGTACTGTAAacgaataaaaaaataactaataaacaaaatgttagtGCCACAACATTCTTCAACAGACAGGGAAAGACAAAAACagtgaagaacaaaaaaaacatatagaTCTGAGAGACGAGAATAAGGATGCACAGTGAAACTCAGTCCATGGAAAGATGCGGCACTGTGGGATAGGAAAAGCACGCAGTATACCTGGCCACAGAGCATCGCAAAAAGCCTGAGAACTGACCTCTGGCTCCTCCATTGGATCTGAAAAACAGCCCTGGTTCTTCCCCCACATCTGAGCTGCCAGCTCATGGTACTGGATGTCCGTACAGAGAGACACCTGCCGGGGTATGTCTGTGACGTACACTGGGGGCCAATAACGCGAGGAGACCAGCAGATCGACGTGGTCATGGGCCGACTCTCCCCTTACAATATACTTGGAGCCACAGACAACCTGAAAGACAAATGCAGGGCAGTTTTCAGGTGGAGATACGAATTATATTCCTCATGGAGGCATAAAAGATTACCCACAGAGTTGGGGACACATAATAAGATCACATGAATATTATAAGAAGTTACAATTTTTACTCAATTTAGACATCTGGCTTGCAGTTTATTGTCTATCGACCTGTTCTAACAAAAACTTGAGATTTTTCCAATAAAACCAAGTTATCATGTTTCCAGGGCTTGAATTACTAAAACAGGAATAAAAGATGAATGTTAATGACTTGGAATAGGtttcttatttaaatgtataaattagatAGTGCCAAAgagatttttgtatgtattcattgttaTGGAACTCCATTTATGACTTCTTAGGAAAactgttattataattacataCAACTGAAAATACCAAATGAAAATGACTAGTAAATAAACCTGAAAACATGAGTACAGGTGAAGAATTCCAGCTCTCTCTTTGCAGGCAAAATGGTTTCTTTTCTTCCCTGATTAATCAGTTGAAACTCTAGCTCTGGCAAAGTGTTACAAACTAGTATCACTTTCACctgctcaaaaaaaaaaaaaagcttttgttcTGACTTAGAATTTCATACTGTTCTTATTAAATCAAACAATAATAACcttcttaaatatatttttcatctaCTTTTAGCGCATTACTGAGGACCAAACTGACAGCTGTTTATTATACTACAATCTTAAAAGGCTTTAACTTCAAGGCATGAATATTGTGGGTCCCACCCTAGCATTCAGTATCCTGTGCCAAATAATATTGTGCGAGTTGAAACAGTAAATCAAGACTGACAGGTTTTTGATTATCATTTTATatgaaaagacaaaaacaaaaacacactttcAGTGGTACCAAGTGAATATCTTCTTACATGTCTACACTGGTCAAATAGGAATACAAACAGTCTGGTTTAAGATGCCTCGGTACTCACTAATAAAAGCAATGGCTTTATTACCTGGTGTGGACAGATCTTGTATAATTTCCCTGCTGTGAGGTGCGCAGGAGGCTGCTTGGTTGTCAGAATACCATTCTGGATGTAGGCATAGAGAGCGCAAAGTGACATCACCATTTGCTTCTAGGAAGTTagaaaataagtacatgtgttGAAGAAAACACAAAGGGGAAGAGCTCAGAAAAGTACAGTTTTGCATGCCAGCAATTTATCAGTTAGATTTGGAAACCGCTGATTGTTTTGAAAAGTTGCGAAGTTATTGGTGTTCATTCTGAATAATTTATTGGCATTTTTGTTATGCAACCCTGTGGGTATTAGTGAAACACAGTAATGCATgctggctgtcaaaatgcaagTTTCAAGAAGAAGAGGCGTGTATGAAGACTGATCTTTTCAGTTCTTTCACAAATTCATTTTAGTTTGTCTACCGCAGCAGAGCATGCACTGACTGTAGACCAGCTCTTTCCTCCCCACAGTTTAAATTTTCACCACCCTTTGGGCCACCAAATGTAAATAAGACTCACATGATCAGATGTGCAATTGTGAGATATCAGAATTGCTTATTATCTGATCAAACAAAATCTCTCATTACATTAGAGTAAGCCCATTCACatatttttattcaaaacatgAGAGAGAGCAAATTGTCCAAGAGTTTATTATGAAGTGATTCTTAACCACTGAAATatgtcaaatattttaaaaagaagagaCTAAGACCATGGAAAATAATATCTTAGATTATTATGACTTGTGTTAGAATTATAAGAGGATACTTTATTCACCCATAGCATGTTTTAGTAAGCACTGTATAAATTAAGAGATGAACAAAACCACAGGGCTAAGTCTATTTTCTGTCTTCTTTTTAAACATTCACTACTTATTAAATCACTTCTCCCATTGTTTAAAAAGCGGTCTCAATTAGgcttaatgaaataaaaaacaatataattttctaattgcaaagaaaacaaagatcAATGTTGCTCTGTCAGGTCTTAAAGAACATATTACTACCCAGCCAGCTGAAGCCAGCAGTCAATCAGTAGTGGAAGCATTCATTTCTGATCGATGCAAATGGCACAAATAATTTAGAAGAATATTCAAAGCAAATGAGTTAAGGTTGCTACTTTGAAATTAGTAGCAGCAAATGGTATTCAACTGAAAGGACTTCAGCAAAACAAACCCATTATGTATGTAATAGCTTGAATGAAAGACGGGTTACTCATTCCTTCACTATAATGCCCACTTTCCGCATGTGTTTAAACAATGCATaacattaaagaaagaaaggaggTCTTCAGTGGAACTCATCTCATACCAATATCACTGAAGTTAAATGGACCTTGTAAGAATGTAGTGTAGTCTTGTTTATATGTAGGTTAAGATAAGGTCAGTGTGTTTGCTTTCATCCTATGTCTGAGTTAGCTGCCT
This is a stretch of genomic DNA from Amia ocellicauda isolate fAmiCal2 chromosome 11, fAmiCal2.hap1, whole genome shotgun sequence. It encodes these proteins:
- the LOC136763068 gene encoding vascular endothelial growth factor C isoform X2, which translates into the protein MRQWETVSTIEELLDLMSPEYSLVQHCLRKKALKGPKTKEEDIWRNPREAAFHTFEDSLHLIIKEMQKTGCRPREVLLDVSKEYPESTNTFYMPHCVSVYRCGGCCNNEAFHCVNTSHTYINKTLVEMYMPQTSSSVIVVNFINHTACECQTKRPIHSIIRRSAATGHAKCAATETQCAAGLLRSPVTCQCEPDDISRGPLTEYDPLAGALSDFCGPNKVWDEEHCECVCYNGLTHSACGEGRRLDGATCECVCAEQVAPEFCPPKQKWDEELCGCVCTADCPKNQPLNPENCQCECKESLATCMMQGKKFNPETCSCYRFPCRTQRKCTSGYYYSHYVCQCLPNFMKSEERY
- the LOC136763068 gene encoding vascular endothelial growth factor C isoform X1, translating into MWMFSVFLWILSVLSLSFGYEPDQDYYHDMEETQRQWETVSTIEELLDLMSPEYSLVQHCLRKKALKGPKTKEEDIWRNPREAAFHTFEDSLHLIIKEMQKTGCRPREVLLDVSKEYPESTNTFYMPHCVSVYRCGGCCNNEAFHCVNTSHTYINKTLVEMYMPQTSSSVIVVNFINHTACECQTKRPIHSIIRRSAATGHAKCAATETQCAAGLLRSPVTCQCEPDDISRGPLTEYDPLAGALSDFCGPNKVWDEEHCECVCYNGLTHSACGEGRRLDGATCECVCAEQVAPEFCPPKQKWDEELCGCVCTADCPKNQPLNPENCQCECKESLATCMMQGKKFNPETCSCYRFPCRTQRKCTSGYYYSHYVCQCLPNFMKSEERY